CAGTTTGGAGAGACGTTTATGATTGGGTAGGTGAAAAGTAGGATTGGGTCTAGAATGAGGCTGAGTCAGGCTGACACATGTGAGTGAAACCCACTCTCTGTATTTCTTCCCATGCATTCTGTTTCATGAGCTCCTTGGGTAAAAGAAAGAGGTAGTGCTAAGTTCTTCCCCTTACACTCCCACCCAAGACTCAGATGCACTTTTTCCAGAACTATAACAAGGTCACTCCCAACTCAAGCCTTCAGTCCTCTTGTCTAAACTATCAGAATATGTGCAGTTCTGAATTTGCCAATGTACTTTTTGGGTCTGGCATTATTCTTCTCAAATACATCCAGAGACATAGTCGAtgtaaaattttctcttctagtCGTATGAACAAGCATCTACTTTGGCCTACTGGCTTGTGCATATTGAGCGGACCAAGATACCCATGGTGTTGTAACTAATCCTGTATCCAGATATCCACCCTGTCCTCCTACCACAACCCAATGAGGTCAAAACAGACTTTTATCTGCTCACAAGTCAGGCAGGGACAGAGTCCCAAGTAAGATTAAACTTAcgatattttctttatcataagTTTTGACTCTTTCCATATGTTCTGATATTCATGAATGGAACATCAGATCTCCCTGAGATGTCTATATTTCCTGGAACTGAGAATTATTTCCCAAAGTTTGTGTTAAttataactctttttaaaaatataagtttgtAGAAAAGTACATGTCTACTTTAAGCAAGTGCTAACTCAAAAAATATGTCTCATTATTTTCGGAAGTtgcaattaaattaaatattttcccttctATATCTGCCATGAACTATAGGGACAGAGAGTAGATagatcaatttttctttattttatataacagtTTGTCCTTCTGTttctaacacaatataatatgaAGCTTAGTTTTTGAAtaccaaatgagaaaataaatgtaaaagtgtTTGAATAAAGTAAATTGCTAGAACTGTTaggagaattaatattataatatacatGAGTTACAATATGCTTCTCAGCTTCTGGTTCCAACACTAATTTTATGAACTCATACAAACactaatacatacatatataactaGTAGTTTACAAGAtacttttttggttttatttcaatCATTTAAGTATAAGTTATTGATTGTCTAAATACTATATGCCATGCAATATTTGAAGCAGTTTGGGGGAGTGTCTCAGttaataaaaccaacaaaaattccTACCTTTATGTTTTGAAGAGGtaaagagataagagaaaatgaaataattacgcTATGCCGTGGGTTAAAAAGTAatgatactaaaaataaaaaattaaagaagtgtGAGGAGATAGGAGACCCCAGGTGATAGGAAGCAGGCTACATTTTTTTCAGGTTGGTTTGTGGAACAAGTTCTTATTAAGAAGATTAGAGTTTAGCATAGACTTTAGGGAGACAAGGAAGGTTAGTGAGATTTATGGCATTGTAGGAAGGGGGAACAACTAGAGCAAAGACCCCACAGTAGGGGCTCATCTGCACAAATGGGGGCAGCAAGGAGTCTGTGTGACTCTAGAGTGGACAAAGGAGGACACCAGGAGCCGAGGTCAGCTAGGTAATGGAAACACAGACAATGCAGGACGTTGTGGGGCATTTTACTCTGAATAAAATGGGGAACAATTGCAGGGTATTGAAAGAGGGTAGTGTTTTATGTCTCATGTTTGAGATGGGTCCTTTTTTCTGCATGTTGAGCTAAGCCATGTGAGTAAGAACAGACGTGGGACTCTTTCAGGGGCTACGGCACTGCATCACTCAGTGGGGGATGGGGTCTGACTTGGAGGGCAGTAGTGAGGTGGTGAGAAGTGAGGAGACACCAGGTATTTATTTTAGAGCTAGACATGGTGTTATTTCTTGACAGATACTATGTAGAATATGAGAAAAGAATTGGAGTCAAGGATAAGTTTAAGGATTTTGttctgaaaaattgaaaatatgaagtGTGATTGGGAAGGTAGTAAACTAAACCAAGAGTATAGTTTTATACACTTGGCATGAGGTACCCACTGGACTATGTTGAGATGCTGAGATGAAGATGAGAACAGAGTGGGAAGAGGTCTGACCTGAAGATAAAATTTGAGAAGCCATCATTAGATCAATGGTATTTAGAGCTGGGAGGCAAGATGAACTCATTAGAGAGTAAAGGCTGAAAACCTATGCCCTGGGAAATCCAATATCAAGAACACAGTGAAAAATAGTGACTGTAGGAAAGAGATGAAGAAAGACAACAAGCAAAATGACGAATAAATCCAAGAGAAACTAATGCCTTGGAAACCAAGTGAAGAAAGCAAGtgaatgtttctgttttgtttatacGTCATGTGACATTAGCTATCATTTGAAGAACAAATACACAGATCTCACCTGCTAAGACAATGCTTGTTCTTTCCTCTTGGCCAGTTAGAGGGTTTCTAAGGTAGCAAGCAACATTTCCAGAGTGGGCATCCCTGAGAAGAAGGGTCATCTTCATGTTGAACAATTTGTCTCCATCCTGTGAGTGAGATTTTGATGTAGGTAGGAGTATGTCTCCTCTGCTGTCTCTCCAGTCCATTTGAGGCTGTGGGAACCAACCTCCTGAATGACATTCCATAATAAGACCTTTGGTATTAGGAGGATGCACAAAAATCTGTATGTCTGAGCTTGTAGCTGGTTGGATATGAAGGGGGAAGACAATATTTATAGGTAAAGGGAAGAGGAACATAGCAGCGAAACAAAAATCCAAAGGAAAACCAAATAAGCCAGGCAAAAGGGTTACAACATACAAAGAACATCTTGTTCTAAATAAGTTAGGGGAGAAAAtgactctttgttttatttattcattcattcattcaatcaaaaATGTTGATTAGTTATTTACTAAATCTTAGAGGCTTACATGGGTCCTTGGATTGctaaaatgattacattatgatTATATAACTATTAGAAGATTACAGACCTCATAGGTATATGGCTTAATATCTTTTATTCTATCTTCATCATGAGTCACTTTTGAGCCACCAAAATCAATTATAAATAATTGATTATAGTATGAATCCAACTTAAACTGAAACTTTATGTGTTCATTATATATAACaggtatttatatataatatgtcctGCATAAACAGTTAATATACTGATGACATCAAAATACctattcatttaaagaaaaaaaaaacttttgaaaaatttcaaggtATTGCCTGAGACATAAGACTTGACTAATGTGTGGACAAAGGAAGAATTAGTAGAGATTTAAAGTGTAACCCAAAAGCAGATCTGTCCAATAAGACTTTCTGCAATAAGAGAAATAGTCTATACCTCTGCTGATAGAGTAGCTATGTGCTACATGAGAATATTACCTGGAATGGAGTCAGTGAGATTTTAGAACTggacatgtaatttttatttctttaattttgataaatttaaatataaatttagacgATCACCTCACATTGGATAGCTCAAATCTAGACTGCAGAGTCAGGTGGTATATAATGCCCAATAAGTATGTTAAACATGAGTGGGCTGGAGTCCTACATTTGGATGCTCACATATATGAAATTCTTCAGTTTACTCCATATCCCTTGCATTTCTCTGttatttggaataatttaaaGGATGAGGAGCTTGACTTAAATACTATGAATTTGCATCCCATATAGATACAGCATATATATCTGAGGACATTGAAGATTgtagataaagatttttttcaaataggtTTAAGAAAATTAACTTAGCACTAAATAGTCAGTGAATTGAGTCTGGGAGAAGTGACAATAAAATTACCATTAAGGAGACTTTTGTAAAGCTTTAGGTAGCttgtaaaattacattttactAAAGTGCTACcagaaataactgaaaacaaacaaatcttaaaaatggAACTATTGGTCTTTTAGAAATCTACAATGTATGTGGACATAAAAAGAAGGTATTTGGTGATAGAGTTGTTGTCTTCACAGTTTTCACCCTTGATCATCTACTCTTTCCAGTTCAAAAACTTAATGCATGAATTTGAACTTGCTAACCAAATTATGTAAAAAGGAAATAGTCTGAAAACACTTGAGAGTTTttctaatgctgagccacagaTGGGTTGAGAATCACAGATGCAGAGAAACTTCAGAGGGATCCATCTTACCTGTGACCTTCACTTCTGTGACGTCCTCTTCAGAGAAATCTCCATCTCTAAAGAAGCAGTGGTACTGCCCATCGTCATCAACACTGACATTAAAGATCTTGAGGGTCACTTTACCTTCTCCAATGGCATCTTTCAGGAGTTCTGTCCTCTCCACATACCTGGAGGTAGTTTCTCCATACAGGTCTTTACCTGCCTTGTACAGGTAAATAGGTTGTGTGTAGCGGTTACGGAACCAGCGGATCTCCATGTGTTGTGCACTCTGCGGTGGAGACAACTGGCAGCTGAGCTCAACTTCTCCACCAAATGGAGCCAGGATTGGCCCCTTTATGCCTTTCACCATAAATTGTTCTGGGAAGGGAAACAATAACCAAAAGGTGAGAGCATGAGTTAGGACACACCTTCTACTTAAATcattatcttctctctctctctctctctctcacaaacacacacacacacacacatcctttatTGAGAGTCAATTATTTTGTTCACCCTGAAGACATTTTAACTTAACCCTTGACTTGAGTAGAGTTCATGAAATTATTTaccttaaaaaatatgaaaatatggctTCATTGCTGCTAAATGGTTTGTCTTTGTTAGGAAAAAGTTTAATAGTTGCTTCTTATTCCATTCTATTTGTTCATCCTTTGTAAACCTCTGTCTCAGACTGCTTTAATATTTGCTGCACTTTAACTATAATGAATGTATCCTTTTTTCTAGATAATTTTCATAGGTCTTCTTGAATTGgaagattcttatttttttttcaattctagaaATTTCTACTCAttgcatgtttaattttatttctcttattctctATATTCTTTTATAACGTAACTGTCTCAGCTGTTTTAGGAATTACCAGGAAGACATCCTAAAGTACCACCACCTTCTCCTCCaagattcattttttgttttccctttttggtGCAACTTGGCTAAAGTACATGTTCTTTCAGGCAAGAGACTCAGAAACTCTCAAGGCTGACTGGAATAAGATGTGAGAATATGGGACATTTTAGACTCTCTCATTTTCGTCTCTTGCACCACTCATTGAAGGGAGAATGAAAAGCAGTTGTTCTCACAGTACTCTCCAACTTCCCACATGATGGCCACCTTACCTCTCTCAATATCTTCTGTTATATCGCCACTTAATCAAAATGGCCAAATCAATTTAGGTTTTTTTCACCCTTGGAGGCTTAACAGTCTCAAGTATCAGTGTGCGATTgatcaatttatatttaatacatttatgttaaaaattattttgtaaatgtgaAGGAATGTTACATTAGGTGCTGATTATTCAATCTCCAAATTATTGTATGCCTATATAACAAATCTTTGGGGATAGTTTCATATATTTGAGCATTGCTAGCGAAGTTAATCTCCTTTCCTTAAACAATTAAACTCTTATTTGGATCTCTAAAATACAGATTATTTTGTGTACGTTTTAAATGCACGTGTTACAGACAAAATAATTGCAAAGAGTGATTATACATTGGCTGCCATGTTTACCTTCACATCtacttcaaaataataatgatgaggGGTTAAATCATTTCATTGTTATTCTCTACtagtttttatatataactaGACAAATAATTTGctacattttcatctttttttacttgttgcttttagatatacatgacagtaaggcgtattttgacatattatacatggagcACAAcacattccaattaggatcccattcttgtgatcaCACACAATATGGACTTACACTAGTTGTGTATACATTGACGAGAAAAGGacagttatgttcaattcattctcctgtattttctattcccttcaccctcccttcctttcattccactttgattaatccaatgaacttctattctttccctccctaccctcccttatTGTAGGTTAAcatctacatatttatttttatttttttagatacacatgatagtagaatgtattttgacatataagttctttttttgtaagactggggattgaacctgggtgctTTCTGCCACcaaactacatccctagtccttttaatttttttattttgagacaggttctcactaaatttcccaagctgggcttgaact
This genomic interval from Urocitellus parryii isolate mUroPar1 chromosome 11, mUroPar1.hap1, whole genome shotgun sequence contains the following:
- the LOC113198076 gene encoding selection and upkeep of intraepithelial T-cells protein 1-like; this translates as METTRVLFCRLFLVLYLLQMVTPSSEQFMVKGIKGPILAPFGGEVELSCQLSPPQSAQHMEIRWFRNRYTQPIYLYKAGKDLYGETTSRYVERTELLKDAIGEGKVTLKIFNVSVDDDGQYHCFFRDGDFSEEDVTEVKVTATSSDIQIFVHPPNTKGLIMECHSGGWFPQPQMDWRDSRGDILLPTSKSHSQDGDKLFNMKMTLLLRDAHSGNVACYLRNPLTGQEERTSIVLADELFSQKKIWIIIIITLATVLISSILFFSFVLSPKSKVCCSWNSPLLVGSVIIISSVIVDVILSVYLYQHQRVPDSDPLFALDAIWAEDMIVALWVLMVFITMLISLIYFKMRGGNCGQMVMAEGDSHRDARPNLGPEAIELADPID